In the Telopea speciosissima isolate NSW1024214 ecotype Mountain lineage chromosome 2, Tspe_v1, whole genome shotgun sequence genome, one interval contains:
- the LOC122652434 gene encoding uncharacterized protein LOC122652434 isoform X2, protein MALLRNQKSFVFPAPPPSPIATGRGLRSAAVDDQILSEYLENNLRVPDLNLPQSFHLAISNPVEIDLRLLSSRDDDSIRQVLRSALQFGVFSIIGHGISADKLSSMMAEAEMVFQIPVVLKRDSNREKFLSFSSGNNGIRGEIGPEKHRSLSFNQRV, encoded by the coding sequence ATGGCTCTTCTCCGCAACCAAAAAAGCTTCGTCTTCCCTGCTCCACCTCCATCTCCGATCGCCACCGGCAGAGGATTAAGATCAGCGGCGGTGGACGATCAGATCCTCTCCGAATATCTCGAAAACAATCTACGTGTCCCTGACCTTAACCTACCCCAATCTTTCCATTTGGCGATTTCAAATCCGGTAGAAATCGATCTACGATTGCTTTCTTCAAGGGACGATGATTCAATTCGTCAGGTATTGAGATCGGCATTGCAGTTCGGCGTTTTCAGTATCATCGGTCATGGAATCTCGGCCGATAAATTAAGTTCGATGATGGCAGAAGCAGAGATGGTTTTTCAGATTCCGGTGGTATTAAAGAGGGATTCAAATCGAGAGAAGTTCTTATCATTTTCTTCTGGAAATAATGGGATACGAGGAGAGATCGGCCCCGAAAAACATCGGAGCTTAAG